The Alnus glutinosa chromosome 3, dhAlnGlut1.1, whole genome shotgun sequence nucleotide sequence TTTATGTACGTCTTATTATGGATCTcagtttggttttgttttgggtCTCCTTCTTAGCTTTGTCACAGCTAAATCCAGCTGTTCTTAGCGTTGTTCCCTCTCGTTGTTTGCTGATATAACATGCACAGTAGTTGTAATTGTAAGCTTTGCTGCAATTATTAGTGCCTTGATTGTCAATTTTcggtttattttttatcttgAAAGAAAGAGTTTGACGCTTTTTGTCGTTGCTGCTATTGTCGTTTGATTCCAAATTaagaataaaggaaaaaaaaaatagaagattgTTTACAAGAACTTTTAATTgctatttttatattatacGAGTTTACATTTGTTATTGAGCAAGAGTTTAAAATCAGGCGACCGCTTTTGTCCATTTTCAAGATTGGggtttcttgttctttctctGCCTGGTTGATAGGCGAGTTCTTGTTTTTGTGCTTATTTGGAGGGGTTCAGGCTGGCACGCAATGCTGTTAAGCATACTGGAATTTGGACTCTACGATAGGTTCTGCTCTGTGTCTCACTCTAGGGTTTTACTTTGTTTTAGTGGCAAGTAACATGTACTGTGATTTTGGTTATGTGAAATCTTTCATGAGGGTCAGTTTTTAACCCAATAAAAATTCCTATGATTGATATGAAGTGTGACGTGGGGAGCAAACCCTTGAAGGTAGCTTTTCCAGATTATTCAGTTTCAAATACGCTTATGTGGCAAATCATTCATAGCTTGCTAGTGACTCCCATCAATGGAACACCAATTTTATCATAGTGGCGTAAGACTGGGAGGTGGATTTCTTCACCTTCTTCGATCTTTTGCACTCCAGACTAAGATGGAGTGGTGAAGACAAAATTGTGATGGGCCCCTTCTAAGAGGGTCGTTTTATAATACCCATACCACCCATGGCAGCAACCATTTCCCAAGGAGTAGTTGGTGGAATAAGGTTTCCTCGAGAGTCACGTTCTTTGCTTGGTTGGCTGCTTTAAGGAAGATCCTGACGTGGACAACTTAAGGAAATGGAATTTAATTGTAGTAAATTGGTCTTGCATGTGCAAAAAAAAGTGGGAAATCTGTAGACCACGTTCTACTCCACTGCGATATTGCTTATGCCTTATGGAGTTCTATCTTTGACCTTCATGGGTTAATGTGGGTTATGCCTCTAAGGGTAGTGGATCTCTTCGCATGTTGGATAGGGTAGCAAGGTTCTTCTCAAAATGTAGCAGTGTGGAATATGATTCCGTCTTGTTTGCTTTAGTGTATCTAGAGAGAAATAAATTATCGTAGCTTTGACGACTGCGAGAGATCAATGGTGGATCTAAAGGCCTTTTTCTTCAAAATCCGTTACCAGTGGACAGCCGCCTATGATTCTCTTCATATTACTAGATATCATTATcttttttgatctttttttcttttttctttttttggttagatgttcttcttgtatactttttgtgtacatTTGTTGCACCCTTTcgttttcaataaaatttcaattatttatccaaaaaaaaaaaaccaatgatTTTGACCCAGAACAAGAAAAAGGCAATACCCTGCCCTGAGAGCATGTCATCTTCACATTTCTTCAACTATAAGACTGTTCAGTGGTTCACCTCCCTTCTGTTGCCTCCTAATATATGCATACCTTGAATTCTGCATGGGTTTAACATTTTACATTAATTCCAAACATCTCTTCTCCAATTATTTGGTGCATCGGTCTTGGGTTGagttactctatatatataatttttttttttttgagatactATTTTATTATCTTAATGCTTTGTGCAGGGTTTGGGTCCCTATTCTACAAGTATCAAGAAAGTAGAGAAAGAAATTAAGGAAATGGCTAAGAAGGTCAATGATTTATGTGGTATGCTTCCCTTTCTCTTGTTTATTAACTGACTTGTGAAGAGATTGGTCTAAGTTGTGCAGAATTAATGGTTTAAGATAGTATGCTTGAGATGATTATAAGTACACATTACAAAAAGTACTTCAATTTAATAAGAGTCGGATAACTATTTGTGAAAGAAGTGTGGAATATTGTAGCGCTGTAGTCCAACTATAGTTATTTTGTTCTCTACATGCATTCTTCAGTACACTCTGCCTCAATTTCATCTCTTCTTAATTACCTGATGAATGGCTTTCAGTTTTACTTagatttattagaaaaatactGTAACTGAGTTTAATATATTGTTTAATGTGCTTTATGAATTCCTTTTGATGATTCTTAGCATCTGTTTACTTGGTTGTTCCTTTTCCTTGTTCAATCGTTGTATGACTATCTGATAACAATGGATTCTTGTCAGTTAGTAGGATGTGTTGTTAATGCCTTCTTTGATATGTATTTTTGTGCTACAACTTGTTCTATGTGTGTCTTCTTTGTTGTTGTCTTCTTTTGATTCATGTCTGTACTGCATTGTCTGGCTGTTGTAGTTTCTGAATAATTAAAGTTGTAATGTTTATCTGCATTACACTATAGGTATTAAGGAGTCTGACACTGGCTTAGCTGCACCAAGCCAGTGGGATCTAGTATCCGATAAGCAAATGATGCAGGAGGAGCAGCCTCTGCAGGTATGTATTTTGCTTGATGTTATGCCTAGcaataaagttttttatttgtcCAATTTGAGAAGCATTGATTGGTTTGTCAACCAGGTGGCAAGATGCACAAAGATCATCAATCCAAACACTGAAGATGCCAAATACGTCATAAATGTTAAACAAATTGCAAAGGTAACTTTTATCCTTAATGTTTCCTTTACTTAATGTAGtactttgttttcttgttttttttttaaatataaaatttaaaatttaaaatataaaattttccttaactcacaaaaaaaacttttcttcATACTTGAAGTCCTGtcctattttattttcataatttgaaTTCTTTTCTGAGCTTAAATTTGCCAAGAATTTGTATCAGTGCctttttctctgttttgttgTAATATGAACAATTGAAAAACTAattttactacaatttttttttttttttttttttttttttttttttttttttatgatcaattgGTCTTTTGGTGCCCAGCCTTTCTTAAATTGCTTTCAGTGTCTTATATTTTATGCCTTGCAGACATGCTACAACAGGATTTTATATGGATAATTTCACTGGCATTTTTTATTGAGAGTATTGAGACATGATCTTTATCATGTTTAACTCATAATGAGCCTGTAACTTTTTGATCTGAAATAATTCTACTTTCTCAACTGCAGTTTGTTGTTGGGCTGGGTGACAAAGTTTCCCCAACTGACATAGAAGAAGGCATGCGTGTGGGGTAGGTTTTCACAGATTTGCTTTAAACTTTATTAATGAACGTTTTCGATGCGGTCAATTTTAGAAATTCCAATTATTTCTTTTCTGCTTTTACATTCTCCAAATATAAACCGCATGGAGTTTATTGCCAAGGGGAGATCATTCGttaattttttctaatatttttacttGTATCATAGTTTGTATAAGAACAGGAGTATCCCTTTGAGATGGATGCGTGTGATGTGGAATTCCCCAAATTGTTGGCTTGTTAACATATATCTTTTTCTGGTGTGAGAGATAGATAGTATTAAGAACAGAACTTGTGGGTTCATTTGCATTTGTGGAATACAGCATTAGTTCTACTTGGATTGACTGACCTTCAACTTCTCATTGCAGTGTTGATCGCAATAAATATCAGATCCAGATTCCCTTGCCTCCAAAAATTGATCCAAGTGTGACCATGATGACAGTGGAGGAAAAGCCAGATGTGACATATAATGATGTTGGTGGATGCAAGGAGCAGATTGAAAAGATGCGGGAAGTGCGTATATCATTTTTgctctcattttatttttcattgtgATGTATTTCTTCTTTGGTGAGAATATCGATAGTCATTATATGCTAGTAATTAGCAATTTCAGATTCAGGTATTGAGATCTAGACAGTTAGCATGTATCAATTACTGATGTAGATTGTTTTTCTAGGTTGTTGAACTGCCCATGCTTCATCCTGAGAAATTTGTGAAGCTTGGAATTGATCCTCCTAAGGGTGTCCTATGCTATGGTCCTCCAGGAACGGGTAAAACACTTTTAGCGAGAGCAGTGGCTAATAGAACTGATGCTTGTTTCATTCGTGTTATTGGGAGTGAACTTGTTCAGAAATATGTTGGTGAGGGAGCTCGGATGGTTCGAGAACTATTCCAGGTTACTAATCGTGCATGATCAGTAGTTTCAAAATTGCTCTTTGTTATTcttattgttttaattattgACTTATCATAAACTGATACATCTGCTGCAGATGGCTCGTTCAAAAAAGGCatgtattgtattttttgaTGAAGTTGATGCCATAGGAGGTGCACGTTTTGATGATGGTGTAGGTGGAGACAATGAAGTTCAGCGCACAATGCTTGAAATTGTGAATCAGCTTGATGGGTTTGATGCACGTGGAAACATCAAAGTTCTTATGGCTACAAATAGGTTTGTGAAGTTGGCTATCTATCATGACTTTTCCTGTGTGACGTTAGAAGTGCTTTTGGCTCTTAGTCAACCTCGTTTTTCAGTTTTGAAAATAGAACTGGTGATCTCTCTTTGGGTT carries:
- the LOC133863536 gene encoding 26S proteasome regulatory subunit 7A, which encodes MAPEPEDDVKDEKNPRPLDEDDIALLKTYGLGPYSTSIKKVEKEIKEMAKKVNDLCGIKESDTGLAAPSQWDLVSDKQMMQEEQPLQVARCTKIINPNTEDAKYVINVKQIAKFVVGLGDKVSPTDIEEGMRVGVDRNKYQIQIPLPPKIDPSVTMMTVEEKPDVTYNDVGGCKEQIEKMREVVELPMLHPEKFVKLGIDPPKGVLCYGPPGTGKTLLARAVANRTDACFIRVIGSELVQKYVGEGARMVRELFQMARSKKACIVFFDEVDAIGGARFDDGVGGDNEVQRTMLEIVNQLDGFDARGNIKVLMATNRPDTLDPALLRPGRLDRKVEFGLPDLESRTQIFKIHTRTMNCERDIRFELLARLCPNSTGADIRSVCTEAGMYAIRARRKTVTEKDFLDAVNKVIKGYQKFSATPKYMVYN